One genomic region from Mytilus trossulus isolate FHL-02 chromosome 9, PNRI_Mtr1.1.1.hap1, whole genome shotgun sequence encodes:
- the LOC134685352 gene encoding solute carrier family 45 member 3-like isoform X2: protein MYLKMDNDSGRNLKLRCSHSASNIQSVASTNMDDNSCESKELIPNIEVTQHLQSIMPPEGTTGTPEPKRSLTLMQMILLNAIVCGVEVCACAGFTYIPPMLLKAGYTEENMSIILGMGPFLGLIVVPIIGKESDRCKSRFGRRRPFIAGLSLVLLFSLLFIPYGDVLFIKLLGDTSFSKTMCLVGLTVGVILLDFTSQACLTPCEALLSDASQGTQQHEQIFTIYSQMVSCGGFLGYLVTAIDWNSMSIGHFFGSQEKTVFSVLTVLFLLLFTTTIIVAKEEPLSERVSSHLDLQQLEADIPEFKVPGSTLESGYESSINSDEENYYPGQLVRRQKRVKSFSKSSKKTRNYFTLLLNLCLYPLIFVLKRIKVLTVLQTLCKAVGGIIYEKLPETVKNLINIPYVLKVLALANFCSWTALMGFNLFFTDFVGQAIYGGNPNAPENSILRNHYDEGVRMASWGLLFHCITSAIYAFLVERLVNKFGTRWTYFFGMFSFSIAMFCMVTWRNIYIVNLMAAFTGFAYATLTTIPFILVTTYHTDKQVFFFDVNSSGPSRGVGGDMGTLDTAYFLSQVVLSGLMGYIVHMTGTVLSYMVTAGAMGILSCICVQRIISNKHDLHHVLPKPRENMRILNI from the exons atgtatttgaaaatgGATAATGATAGTGGACGTAACCTGAAGCTGAG atGCAGCCATTCAGCAAGTAATATACAGTCTGTGGCCTCCACCAATATGGACGACAATTCATGTGAATCCAAGGAGCTCATTCCTAATATAGAGGTCACACAACATCTTCAAAGCATCATGCCACCAGAGGGCACTACAGGAACCCCAGAACCGAAACGTTCTTTGACTTTAATGCAGATGATCCTGTTGAACGCCATTGTTTGTGGAGTTGAAGTTTGTGCGTGTGCAGGTTTTACCTATATACCACCAATGTTATTAAAGGCTGGATACACTGAGGAAAACATGAGTATAATCCTTGGTATGGGACCATTCTTAGGCCTCATCGTTGTGCCAATTATTGGTAAAGAAAGTGACCGTTGTAAGAGTCGTTTTGGTCGCAGGCGACCATTTATAGCCGGGCTGTcacttgttttattattttccttGTTATTTATACCATATGGggatgtattatttataaagcTGTTAGGAGACACATCCTTTAGTAAAACAATGTGTCTCGTAGGATTAACTGTTGGTGTGATACTATTAGATTTTACTAGTCAGGCATGTTTGACGCCATGTGAAGCTCTTCTGTCTGATGCATCACAAGGTACACAGCAACACGAACAAATATTTACCATATACTCACAAATGGTCAGCTGTGGTGGTTTCCTAGGTTACCTAGTTACAGCAATAGACTGGAACTCAATGAGTATAGGTCACTTTTTTGGCAGCCAAGAAAAAACTGTGTTTTCAGTATTAAccgttttatttttacttttgttcaCAACCACTATAATTGTTGCAAAAGAAGAGCCTCTTAGTGAAAGAGTATCAAGTCATCTTGATTTACAACAACTTGAAGCAGATATCCCAGAATTCAAAGTTCCAGGAAGTACATTAGAATCTGGGTATGAATCTAGCATCAATTCTGATGAAGAAAATTATTACCCAGGACAATTAGTTAGAAGACAAAAACGGGTTAAAAGTTTCTCAAAATCAAgcaaaaaaacaagaaattatttcacattacttttaaatctttgtttatatcCATTAATATTTGTACTTAAACGTATCAAAGTTTTAACAGTGTTACAGACGCTTTGTAAAGCAGTTGGTGGAATTATATATGAAAAACTTCCAGAAACtgtgaaaaatttaataaatattccaTACGTTTTAAAAGTTTTAGCATTAGCAAACTTTTGTAGCTGGACAGCACTAATgggatttaatttattttttactgattttgttGGACAAGCCATATATGGTGGCAACCCTAATGCTCCTGAAAACTCAATTCTACGTAATCATTACGATGAAGGAGTTAGAATGGCTAGTTGGggattattatttcattgtataacATCAGCTATATATGCTTTCTTAGTGGAAAGACTTGTGAATAAGTTTGGAACAAGATGGACATACTTCTTTggaatgttttcattttcaatagcCATGTTTTGTATGGTGACTTGGAGAAATATCTACATAGTGAATTTAATGGCAGCATTTACAGGATTTGCCTATGCAACATTGACAACCATTCCATTTATACTGGTTACAACCTATCATACAGACAAACAG gtTTTCTTCTTTGATGTGAATAGTAGTGGACCTAGTCGTGGAGTAGGAGGTGATATGGGTACATTAGATACAGCTTACTTCTTGTCACAAGTTGTCTTGTCAGGCCTGATGGGATACATTGTCCACATGACTGGTACAGTGTTGTCGTACATGGTGACTGCTGGGGCCATGGGTATTCTGAGTTGTATATGTGTACAAAGAATTATATCTAACAAACATGACCTACACCATGTTCTACCAAAGCCGAGAGAGAATATGAGAATATTGAACATCTAA
- the LOC134685352 gene encoding solute carrier family 45 member 3-like isoform X3 gives MDDNSCESKELIPNIEVTQHLQSIMPPEGTTGTPEPKRSLTLMQMILLNAIVCGVEVCACAGFTYIPPMLLKAGYTEENMSIILGMGPFLGLIVVPIIGKESDRCKSRFGRRRPFIAGLSLVLLFSLLFIPYGDVLFIKLLGDTSFSKTMCLVGLTVGVILLDFTSQACLTPCEALLSDASQGTQQHEQIFTIYSQMVSCGGFLGYLVTAIDWNSMSIGHFFGSQEKTVFSVLTVLFLLLFTTTIIVAKEEPLSERVSSHLDLQQLEADIPEFKVPGSTLESGYESSINSDEENYYPGQLVRRQKRVKSFSKSSKKTRNYFTLLLNLCLYPLIFVLKRIKVLTVLQTLCKAVGGIIYEKLPETVKNLINIPYVLKVLALANFCSWTALMGFNLFFTDFVGQAIYGGNPNAPENSILRNHYDEGVRMASWGLLFHCITSAIYAFLVERLVNKFGTRWTYFFGMFSFSIAMFCMVTWRNIYIVNLMAAFTGFAYATLTTIPFILVTTYHTDKQVFFFDVNSSGPSRGVGGDMGTLDTAYFLSQVVLSGLMGYIVHMTGTVLSYMVTAGAMGILSCICVQRIISNKHDLHHVLPKPRENMRILNI, from the exons ATGGACGACAATTCATGTGAATCCAAGGAGCTCATTCCTAATATAGAGGTCACACAACATCTTCAAAGCATCATGCCACCAGAGGGCACTACAGGAACCCCAGAACCGAAACGTTCTTTGACTTTAATGCAGATGATCCTGTTGAACGCCATTGTTTGTGGAGTTGAAGTTTGTGCGTGTGCAGGTTTTACCTATATACCACCAATGTTATTAAAGGCTGGATACACTGAGGAAAACATGAGTATAATCCTTGGTATGGGACCATTCTTAGGCCTCATCGTTGTGCCAATTATTGGTAAAGAAAGTGACCGTTGTAAGAGTCGTTTTGGTCGCAGGCGACCATTTATAGCCGGGCTGTcacttgttttattattttccttGTTATTTATACCATATGGggatgtattatttataaagcTGTTAGGAGACACATCCTTTAGTAAAACAATGTGTCTCGTAGGATTAACTGTTGGTGTGATACTATTAGATTTTACTAGTCAGGCATGTTTGACGCCATGTGAAGCTCTTCTGTCTGATGCATCACAAGGTACACAGCAACACGAACAAATATTTACCATATACTCACAAATGGTCAGCTGTGGTGGTTTCCTAGGTTACCTAGTTACAGCAATAGACTGGAACTCAATGAGTATAGGTCACTTTTTTGGCAGCCAAGAAAAAACTGTGTTTTCAGTATTAAccgttttatttttacttttgttcaCAACCACTATAATTGTTGCAAAAGAAGAGCCTCTTAGTGAAAGAGTATCAAGTCATCTTGATTTACAACAACTTGAAGCAGATATCCCAGAATTCAAAGTTCCAGGAAGTACATTAGAATCTGGGTATGAATCTAGCATCAATTCTGATGAAGAAAATTATTACCCAGGACAATTAGTTAGAAGACAAAAACGGGTTAAAAGTTTCTCAAAATCAAgcaaaaaaacaagaaattatttcacattacttttaaatctttgtttatatcCATTAATATTTGTACTTAAACGTATCAAAGTTTTAACAGTGTTACAGACGCTTTGTAAAGCAGTTGGTGGAATTATATATGAAAAACTTCCAGAAACtgtgaaaaatttaataaatattccaTACGTTTTAAAAGTTTTAGCATTAGCAAACTTTTGTAGCTGGACAGCACTAATgggatttaatttattttttactgattttgttGGACAAGCCATATATGGTGGCAACCCTAATGCTCCTGAAAACTCAATTCTACGTAATCATTACGATGAAGGAGTTAGAATGGCTAGTTGGggattattatttcattgtataacATCAGCTATATATGCTTTCTTAGTGGAAAGACTTGTGAATAAGTTTGGAACAAGATGGACATACTTCTTTggaatgttttcattttcaatagcCATGTTTTGTATGGTGACTTGGAGAAATATCTACATAGTGAATTTAATGGCAGCATTTACAGGATTTGCCTATGCAACATTGACAACCATTCCATTTATACTGGTTACAACCTATCATACAGACAAACAG gtTTTCTTCTTTGATGTGAATAGTAGTGGACCTAGTCGTGGAGTAGGAGGTGATATGGGTACATTAGATACAGCTTACTTCTTGTCACAAGTTGTCTTGTCAGGCCTGATGGGATACATTGTCCACATGACTGGTACAGTGTTGTCGTACATGGTGACTGCTGGGGCCATGGGTATTCTGAGTTGTATATGTGTACAAAGAATTATATCTAACAAACATGACCTACACCATGTTCTACCAAAGCCGAGAGAGAATATGAGAATATTGAACATCTAA
- the LOC134685352 gene encoding solute carrier family 45 member 3-like isoform X1, with translation MDIEFMDSSDLLKSIDNENVLSGLQKTIDIENIHNHGNLERCSHSASNIQSVASTNMDDNSCESKELIPNIEVTQHLQSIMPPEGTTGTPEPKRSLTLMQMILLNAIVCGVEVCACAGFTYIPPMLLKAGYTEENMSIILGMGPFLGLIVVPIIGKESDRCKSRFGRRRPFIAGLSLVLLFSLLFIPYGDVLFIKLLGDTSFSKTMCLVGLTVGVILLDFTSQACLTPCEALLSDASQGTQQHEQIFTIYSQMVSCGGFLGYLVTAIDWNSMSIGHFFGSQEKTVFSVLTVLFLLLFTTTIIVAKEEPLSERVSSHLDLQQLEADIPEFKVPGSTLESGYESSINSDEENYYPGQLVRRQKRVKSFSKSSKKTRNYFTLLLNLCLYPLIFVLKRIKVLTVLQTLCKAVGGIIYEKLPETVKNLINIPYVLKVLALANFCSWTALMGFNLFFTDFVGQAIYGGNPNAPENSILRNHYDEGVRMASWGLLFHCITSAIYAFLVERLVNKFGTRWTYFFGMFSFSIAMFCMVTWRNIYIVNLMAAFTGFAYATLTTIPFILVTTYHTDKQVFFFDVNSSGPSRGVGGDMGTLDTAYFLSQVVLSGLMGYIVHMTGTVLSYMVTAGAMGILSCICVQRIISNKHDLHHVLPKPRENMRILNI, from the exons ATGGATATAGAATTCATGGATTCATCAGATCTCCTGAAGAGCATAGACAATGAAAATGTGCTGTCAGGTCTTCAGAAAACCatagatattgaaaatattcataatCATGGAAATTTAGAAAG atGCAGCCATTCAGCAAGTAATATACAGTCTGTGGCCTCCACCAATATGGACGACAATTCATGTGAATCCAAGGAGCTCATTCCTAATATAGAGGTCACACAACATCTTCAAAGCATCATGCCACCAGAGGGCACTACAGGAACCCCAGAACCGAAACGTTCTTTGACTTTAATGCAGATGATCCTGTTGAACGCCATTGTTTGTGGAGTTGAAGTTTGTGCGTGTGCAGGTTTTACCTATATACCACCAATGTTATTAAAGGCTGGATACACTGAGGAAAACATGAGTATAATCCTTGGTATGGGACCATTCTTAGGCCTCATCGTTGTGCCAATTATTGGTAAAGAAAGTGACCGTTGTAAGAGTCGTTTTGGTCGCAGGCGACCATTTATAGCCGGGCTGTcacttgttttattattttccttGTTATTTATACCATATGGggatgtattatttataaagcTGTTAGGAGACACATCCTTTAGTAAAACAATGTGTCTCGTAGGATTAACTGTTGGTGTGATACTATTAGATTTTACTAGTCAGGCATGTTTGACGCCATGTGAAGCTCTTCTGTCTGATGCATCACAAGGTACACAGCAACACGAACAAATATTTACCATATACTCACAAATGGTCAGCTGTGGTGGTTTCCTAGGTTACCTAGTTACAGCAATAGACTGGAACTCAATGAGTATAGGTCACTTTTTTGGCAGCCAAGAAAAAACTGTGTTTTCAGTATTAAccgttttatttttacttttgttcaCAACCACTATAATTGTTGCAAAAGAAGAGCCTCTTAGTGAAAGAGTATCAAGTCATCTTGATTTACAACAACTTGAAGCAGATATCCCAGAATTCAAAGTTCCAGGAAGTACATTAGAATCTGGGTATGAATCTAGCATCAATTCTGATGAAGAAAATTATTACCCAGGACAATTAGTTAGAAGACAAAAACGGGTTAAAAGTTTCTCAAAATCAAgcaaaaaaacaagaaattatttcacattacttttaaatctttgtttatatcCATTAATATTTGTACTTAAACGTATCAAAGTTTTAACAGTGTTACAGACGCTTTGTAAAGCAGTTGGTGGAATTATATATGAAAAACTTCCAGAAACtgtgaaaaatttaataaatattccaTACGTTTTAAAAGTTTTAGCATTAGCAAACTTTTGTAGCTGGACAGCACTAATgggatttaatttattttttactgattttgttGGACAAGCCATATATGGTGGCAACCCTAATGCTCCTGAAAACTCAATTCTACGTAATCATTACGATGAAGGAGTTAGAATGGCTAGTTGGggattattatttcattgtataacATCAGCTATATATGCTTTCTTAGTGGAAAGACTTGTGAATAAGTTTGGAACAAGATGGACATACTTCTTTggaatgttttcattttcaatagcCATGTTTTGTATGGTGACTTGGAGAAATATCTACATAGTGAATTTAATGGCAGCATTTACAGGATTTGCCTATGCAACATTGACAACCATTCCATTTATACTGGTTACAACCTATCATACAGACAAACAG gtTTTCTTCTTTGATGTGAATAGTAGTGGACCTAGTCGTGGAGTAGGAGGTGATATGGGTACATTAGATACAGCTTACTTCTTGTCACAAGTTGTCTTGTCAGGCCTGATGGGATACATTGTCCACATGACTGGTACAGTGTTGTCGTACATGGTGACTGCTGGGGCCATGGGTATTCTGAGTTGTATATGTGTACAAAGAATTATATCTAACAAACATGACCTACACCATGTTCTACCAAAGCCGAGAGAGAATATGAGAATATTGAACATCTAA